TCTCGTGTTTTAGTTTTGAAAAAGCTCGCGGTAAGTATCCGGCGAAAAGCCCACCACATGCCGCGTCCCCGTGTCGAGCAACGGACGTTTAATGATCGACGGCAATTCTTCCATTACCACTAACGCAATCGCCTCATCCATGTTCTCGCGGGTTTCTTCTGGCAGTTTGCGCCAAGTCGTGCCTTTGCGGTTGACCAGTGTTTCCCAGCCGAACTCCGCGACCCATGCACGTAACCATACCGGATTTACGCCATCCTTACGAAAATCGTGGAAGGTGTATTCAATGCCGCGTTCGCCCAGCCACGCACGGGCTTTTTTCACGGTGTCGCAGTTGGGGATGCCGTACATAATGGTCATTTGTCGTACCACTTGTGGTAAGTGCGGCGTTTGCCGTTCGGTGGGCGATAACTGCCCGCTGAACGCTGGGTAATCACGCCTTCGATGCGATTCATGCCGCTGATCTCAATCGCTTCGTAGTCCTCATTCAGAGCCACGAGGATGTATTTGCCTTCGACAATGCGCAATTGGCGAAAAATGTATTCGTCTTTGTCGTCAATCGCGAACACATATGCGCCATCCCGCACGATACCGGTCGGGTCGATCACGATCACACAACCTTTGGCGAATTCCGGTTCCATACTGTCGTCGATGACTTGCATGGCATAGGGTTCGTTTTCGGAACAATTGCCTTCGGAACTCATGTTGTGTTTGAAATCTTGCCCGGTGGCGGTCAAGTTTTGCTTGAAGGTTTCAACGCTGATGCGGGTTTCGGACATGGCTTATACCTCTACAGGGGCAACAGGGTGATCGAGGCTGAATTCGCTGGCAATGACGTGGCGTTGCGGTTCGTACCAATGCAATTTGCTATGCAAATTAACCACTTCGCCAACGATGGTGAGGGTGGGGGCGCGAACCCCGCTGTCTTTCACCAATTGCGGCAAGGTGGCAATCGTGCCGATGTGGACGCGCTGGTTGCGGGTTGTACCTTGCTCGACCAATGCCGCAGGCGTATCGCCGGAACGCCCGAAGGCTTGCAATTGCTGGCTGATCACTTCAATGCCAGTTAAACCCATGTAGAACACCACGGTTTGATTCGGTTGTGACAATTGCGCCCAATTCAGGTCGATGCTGCCGTCTTTCAAATGCCCGGTGGCAAAGGTGCAAGATTGCGCGTAATCGCGGTGCGTCAATGGAATGCCTGCGTAAGACGAACAGCCAGAAGCGGCGGTAATGCCGGGGACGACTTGGAACGGCACGCAGTTTTCCGCCAGCGTTTCGATTTCTTCGCCGCCACGCCCGAAGATGAACGGGTCGCCGCCTTTCAGACGCAACACGCGCTTGCCTTGCTTGGCGAGTTTCACCAGTAAGTCGTTGATTTGATCTTGCGGTACGGCGTGGCTGGCTTTTTCTTTGCCGACATAAATGCGTTCGGCGCGTTGGTTTGCCATGTCCAGAATCGACTTGGACACGAGGCGGTCGTACACCATCACATCGGCTTGCTGCATCAGGCGCAAGGCTTTGAAGGTCAGCAAATCGGGGTCGCCGGGACCTGCGCCGACCAAATAGACTTCGCCCATCGTTTGCCCATCGGGGTAGCTTGCCAGCATTTCATCCAGCAAACGGCGGGCATCTTCGACGTGACCCGCGTAAACCAATTCAGCAAACGGGCCTTTCAAGGCTTTTTCCCAGAAGGTTTTGCGTTGCGCTTCGGGCAGGTGTTTTTTCACGATGTCGCGGTATTCTTCGGTGATACCCGCCAGTTCGCCGCATTGCGGGGGAATCATGGTTTCCAGCTTCATCCGCAATTGCCGCGCTAACACGGGGGACGCGCCGCCGGTGGAAATGGCAATGGTGACGGGCGAGCGGTCAACGACAGAGGGGATAATGAAACTGCCCACGCTGGCATCATCGACCACGTTCACCGGCATATTTCGCGCATCGGCAAGGCTGGCAATGTGCGCATTGACGCTGGGATTATTAGTCGCAGCAATGACGAGGAATTGCCCATCAATGTCGCCATCCGCGAACGGACGCGCATGGTGCTGGACACGTTGCCCGCTAATGATAATGCCCATTTCCGTGGTGATGTCGGGGGCAATTAACGTCACGACAGCTCCGGCTTTGAGCAGGCTATCCACTTTACGTTCGGCTACTTTGCCACCGCCAACAACGAGGCATTGACGGTTATGCAGGTCGAGAAAGACGGGAAAACGATCCATTTATCACCTAAAAACTGGGTTATTTGCCACGTTTGGGGCGGCTTTCGTAGTGGACGACACCTTTGACGAGTTCGCCATACGGGAAATCGGCAATGTTAGCGTATTTTGACAGCGCGATGTTGACCAATGCGTAGATGTCTTGCGTGGTTTTTGCCGCTATTTGCTCAGGAAACAAGTGCTGTTGCAGGGCTAAGGTGCCACCTGCTTGCACTTTTAGTTCCTTATTGTGTGGCAATGGGCCATCAATCAGGGTTTCACGCAGCGCAAAGCGGGATTTTTCACGCAAGGTGTCTAAAAAAACCGTGCAATTGGCGAGGCTGGCTTCCGATTTGCAGCCAACGGCTTCGCGGGTTGCCAGCAGGAAACGTTCGTGACGGCTGCAATCGCAACGGCGATTATTTAACGCTTTCTCGAATACGCAGCGGTTGGCGTTAACTTCGCGGTAAACACTGCGGTATTGGTCTTCATCCATGCGCGGTTTACTTTTCCCATTCCATCAGGATGGGTTTTTCGCGAGTTTCGTGCAGGTTTTCTTCGGCTTCCAATTGGCTGGCAGCGAAGACGATTTTGACGATGGCTTTGTCGCCGGGTTCTTGCTTGGCTCGCAAGTCACGCGCCAGTTCACGCGCGTCTTTGTAAACTTCACAGGCTTGCTGCATGTCCAGATTTTTGATCATCGGGTTGGGTTGGGTGATTTTGAACACGTAGTAGGGCATGGGTGTACCTATTTGAGTAAAAGGGTGGTTTGCGCCAGCAAGGGTTTGATCAAGGGTTCGAGGCGTTTGCGCATCACTGAACCGACCGAATCGTTGCCGCCAAAATACGGAATGAGGGAATCTTCCCCCATTTGCGCGAGTATTAACATAGCCTTAAATAGGGGCAATGTGTCGGGATTCAAGGTGTCACGCACGGCTTTTGCATCGGCTGGGCAATCATCATCCGTGTGGCAAAATTGTTCGGCGCGTTGCAGGGCGGTATTCAGGTCGCGTACTCCACGAGATTCCGGTAAAGGTAGCGGGAAACGTTTGTCGATGGCGATGAATAAGGAGATGACGACTTCTTGATCGACGGGTTTTTCGAGTGCTAGTTGCAGGGCGCGTAACCAATTTTGCCCTGCGCTATCAAGCGTTTGGCTGAAGGCTTGGGCGTAGGGGTTGTTTGCGTCGAGTTGCGTTGCCAGTTGTGCGATGAGGTCAGCGTGGTGACGATGCGGCTTGGCGGGCAAGGGAATGTACGTGGGGTCAGCGTGCAGGAAACCGATGTAGAATGGGTTTTTGCGTTTGGCGCGTTCCCACAGTTTGCTGCGTTCGGCGGGGGAAATGAGTTCACCTTGCAGGCAGAGGCGCACGGTGTCTACTACGTCGAGTTGGATTTCCTCGAAGGGCAGGAATTCGAGCAGGTAGGCGGTGAGTTCTTTGCCAAGTTCGCCCGCGACAACTTCGGGGTTTTCTAACAGGCAACGGGCGTTGGTGGCACTGGGGCTTGCCCACCAAGCGCGTTTCGCGATGTCGTGGCTTAAACCGGGGGTGTAGACCACGGCGGCGACGGCTTCGGGTTCGCCAAGGAGCAGCATTTGGTCGAGGTTATTGCGGGCGTGACCCATGCGCGTCCAGCGTTTCAGGAAAATCGGGTAGCCGCCGGGTGAGCCGGTGACTTTCATGGAGAGCAATTCGCGTACCCAGCGCAGGTATTGCTCGTCCCGCGCCGTGGGGTTGAGGCGCACTTTCGCTTCGCCCCGCTCGGTGAGGGCGTGGACGGTCATGGTGGACTCGTTGATGCGCACGGCTTGCAGCGGTTGGGCAAGCAGGACGTTGAGCCGCAGGTTGTCTTCGTTGGAAAGCTGCAAGGGGTGTACCGATTATCCTAGGAAATATGTCAAGATTATCGGGGTAGGGCGGCGCGATGCCAATAACCCTGTTGTGGTAGTCAGCAATCCTCAGCCTTGGTGCGTAAGGCATAAAAATCGCGCACGAAGGTTGCAAACGTCCCCGCTGCAATCGCGTCACGGATACCGCGCATCAGTTCTTGGTAGTAATACAGGTTGTGGATGGTGTTCAGCCGCGCACCCAAAATTTCGGTGCATTTGTCCAAATGGCGTAGGTAGGCGCGGGAATAATGCTGGCACGTGTAGCATCCGCACTGTTCATCAATTGGGCGGGTATCGTGCTGGTATTGGCTGTTGCGGATTTTCAACGTGCCGTAGCGGGTAAATAAAAAGCCGTTACGCGCATTGCGGGTGGGGATGACGCAATCGAACATATCCACCCCGCGCCTGACACCTTCCACAATGTCTTCGGGTTTGCCAACACCCATGAGGTAACGCGGGCGGTCAGTGGGGAGTTCGGGCAGGGTGCATTCCAGCACTTTGTCGCGTTCGTCTTTGGGTTCGCCAACCGATAAGCCGCCGATGGCGTAGCCGTCAAAACCGATGTCAAGCAAGCCGTGGGCGGAAATTTTGCGCAAATCTTCGTACATGCCGCCTTGCACAATGCC
The sequence above is drawn from the Thiothrix subterranea genome and encodes:
- the tgt gene encoding tRNA guanosine(34) transglycosylase Tgt, producing the protein MQFDLLTTDGNARRGRLTFPRGTVETPAFMPVGTYGTVKAMTPEELQGIGAEIILGNTFHLMLRPGTEIVQLHGDLHGFMHWEKPILTDSGGFQVFSLAEMRKISEEGVRFQSPVNGAKVLMTPESSMQVQRELGSDIVMIFDECTPFPATPDEARHSMELSLRWAKRSKDAHEGNPSALFGIVQGGMYEDLRKISAHGLLDIGFDGYAIGGLSVGEPKDERDKVLECTLPELPTDRPRYLMGVGKPEDIVEGVRRGVDMFDCVIPTRNARNGFLFTRYGTLKIRNSQYQHDTRPIDEQCGCYTCQHYSRAYLRHLDKCTEILGARLNTIHNLYYYQELMRGIRDAIAAGTFATFVRDFYALRTKAEDC
- the cysG gene encoding siroheme synthase CysG — protein: MDRFPVFLDLHNRQCLVVGGGKVAERKVDSLLKAGAVVTLIAPDITTEMGIIISGQRVQHHARPFADGDIDGQFLVIAATNNPSVNAHIASLADARNMPVNVVDDASVGSFIIPSVVDRSPVTIAISTGGASPVLARQLRMKLETMIPPQCGELAGITEEYRDIVKKHLPEAQRKTFWEKALKGPFAELVYAGHVEDARRLLDEMLASYPDGQTMGEVYLVGAGPGDPDLLTFKALRLMQQADVMVYDRLVSKSILDMANQRAERIYVGKEKASHAVPQDQINDLLVKLAKQGKRVLRLKGGDPFIFGRGGEEIETLAENCVPFQVVPGITAASGCSSYAGIPLTHRDYAQSCTFATGHLKDGSIDLNWAQLSQPNQTVVFYMGLTGIEVISQQLQAFGRSGDTPAALVEQGTTRNQRVHIGTIATLPQLVKDSGVRAPTLTIVGEVVNLHSKLHWYEPQRHVIASEFSLDHPVAPVEV
- a CDS encoding S24 family peptidase; this encodes MSETRISVETFKQNLTATGQDFKHNMSSEGNCSENEPYAMQVIDDSMEPEFAKGCVIVIDPTGIVRDGAYVFAIDDKDEYIFRQLRIVEGKYILVALNEDYEAIEISGMNRIEGVITQRSAGSYRPPNGKRRTYHKWYDK
- a CDS encoding ArsC family reductase, with the protein product MTIMYGIPNCDTVKKARAWLGERGIEYTFHDFRKDGVNPVWLRAWVAEFGWETLVNRKGTTWRKLPEETRENMDEAIALVVMEELPSIIKRPLLDTGTRHVVGFSPDTYRELFQN